In a genomic window of Piliocolobus tephrosceles isolate RC106 chromosome 1, ASM277652v3, whole genome shotgun sequence:
- the LOC111544663 gene encoding uncharacterized protein LOC111544663 produces MLLCRCSLPRLGSLCKTSSFLEMMRPSKPRPGPDLAGTHLAGGSEVPGDRVPCEGRLPEATPAHLPYSRPPAGVRLGHREKTGLGGNGRLVGRLSPRSLLPRGLQGEPGSTGGQWFTFPLFLPFFCPLGCPQPESQDHPNWTGSREGGVVALSVPDSTGNQLFSKIAPTRAS; encoded by the coding sequence ATGCTTCTTTGCCGGTGCAGTCTACCCAGATTGGGTTCCCTTTGCAAAACATCCTCCTTCCTGGAGATGATGAGGCCATCGAAGCCCCGGCCAGGGCCTGACCTGGCAGGCACACACCTGGCCGGTGGCTCTGAAGTCCCCGGGGACCGAGTCCCCTGTGAGGGCAGGCTGCCCGAGGCCACACCTGCCCACCTTCCCTACTCCAGGCCACCGGCTGGTGTCAGATTGGGCCACAGGGAGAAAACAGGCCTAGGAGGGAATGGAAGGCTGGTGGGGAGGCTGTCACCCAGAAGCCTTCTCCCCAGAGGTCTCCAGGGGGAACCTGGCTCAACTGGGGGGCAGTGGTTtacttttcccctttttcttcctttcttttgtccTCTCGGCTGCCCACAGCCAGAAAGCCAGGACCACCCGAACTGgacagggagcagggagggaggagtggTCGCACTGAGCGTACCTGATTCAACAGGAAATCAGTTGTTTTCTAAAATAGCCCCTACCAGAGCCTCCTGA